From one Chryseobacterium sp. 3008163 genomic stretch:
- a CDS encoding helix-hairpin-helix domain-containing protein: MKKNYYQQMAFLGMLLLTLLAFQKYTEKSDEPFPEVTFISESLPVESLSEFDPNDLDENQWQKLGFSEKQTATILKYKKIVGGKFLSKEQFKKCYAISEEKFSQLSSFILLPETNLEAKSGNSGFKNYEKKTLNITRKFNPDQLSQTDWENMGFSERQSAAILKYKSYLGGSFVSKEKFKECFIINEENYAKLEPYLILPAKTPANFDVYAGKSNSFKSKTPQTSFDPNTLDVNGWMALGFSEKQANVIVNYRDRNLKGSFKTLDDIKNCFVISAEKFEELKPFIKLNSSTMVKNSDDKKPEFKQEKTNFSKTDMNSVTFKQLLEFGLDEKSAGSMIGFRKKLGGFMTKEQILETYNIDKELVQKLLSIASLDNSKVERHTLVDAPEDWLKNHPYFKYSADKIIFYRVSNPDDKKIWKFLKTKPEYEAKMRLYLK; encoded by the coding sequence ATGAAAAAAAATTACTACCAGCAGATGGCATTTCTTGGAATGCTCTTACTCACGCTACTTGCCTTTCAAAAATATACCGAAAAATCTGATGAACCTTTTCCTGAAGTCACCTTTATTTCTGAAAGCTTACCCGTAGAATCCCTTTCTGAGTTCGATCCGAATGATTTAGACGAAAACCAATGGCAAAAACTTGGATTTTCTGAAAAACAAACCGCTACGATTTTAAAATACAAGAAAATTGTTGGAGGAAAATTTCTTTCTAAAGAGCAATTCAAAAAATGCTATGCGATTTCTGAAGAAAAATTTTCGCAGCTTAGTTCTTTTATTTTGTTGCCTGAAACCAATTTGGAAGCAAAATCTGGAAATTCTGGATTTAAAAATTATGAAAAGAAAACTTTAAACATTACAAGGAAATTTAATCCGGATCAGCTTTCACAAACTGATTGGGAAAATATGGGTTTTTCAGAAAGACAATCTGCTGCTATTTTAAAATATAAAAGTTATTTGGGTGGAAGTTTTGTGAGCAAAGAAAAGTTTAAAGAGTGTTTTATCATCAACGAAGAAAATTATGCTAAACTTGAGCCTTACTTAATTCTTCCTGCAAAAACTCCGGCTAATTTTGATGTTTATGCAGGAAAATCTAATTCATTCAAATCTAAAACTCCACAAACTTCTTTTGATCCGAATACGTTGGATGTGAACGGTTGGATGGCACTAGGATTTTCTGAAAAACAAGCCAATGTGATTGTAAATTACCGTGATCGAAATTTGAAAGGAAGCTTTAAAACTTTAGATGATATTAAAAATTGCTTTGTCATTTCAGCAGAAAAGTTTGAAGAATTAAAACCTTTCATCAAATTAAATTCTTCAACAATGGTGAAAAATTCCGATGATAAAAAGCCAGAATTTAAGCAGGAAAAAACTAATTTCTCAAAAACAGATATGAATTCTGTTACATTCAAACAGCTATTAGAATTTGGCTTGGACGAAAAAAGTGCCGGTTCAATGATTGGTTTTAGAAAAAAGCTGGGCGGCTTTATGACGAAAGAACAGATTTTAGAAACCTATAATATCGACAAAGAATTGGTTCAGAAATTATTAAGCATTGCATCGCTCGATAACTCAAAAGTTGAAAGACATACTTTGGTCGACGCTCCTGAAGACTGGCTGAAAAATCATCCTTATTTTAAATATTCGGCAGATAAAATTATATTTTACAGAGTAAGCAATCCTGACGACAAAAAGATTTGGAAATTCTTGAAAACCAAACCAGAGTATGAAGCGAAAATGAGATTGTATTTGAAGTAA
- a CDS encoding DMT family transporter yields MGSLYSKKNPADHSTFMNISQQLIVAGLASFAVAFFRSEWTGFSVATIPLSAWLGLLFLIFFGSIIAYISYIWLLSVKPAAIVSTHTYINPIVTVIAGFIIANQTINGNQLYGLAIILIGVLLTNVTKYFRLSKRSKAKIRRVARHFGRISRPYQPM; encoded by the coding sequence ATGGGATCTTTGTATTCAAAGAAGAATCCTGCGGATCATTCAACTTTTATGAATATTTCGCAGCAGTTGATTGTGGCGGGTTTAGCTTCATTTGCAGTTGCCTTTTTCAGAAGTGAATGGACTGGATTTTCAGTGGCAACAATTCCGCTTTCGGCATGGCTGGGTTTACTTTTTCTTATTTTCTTCGGATCAATTATCGCTTATATTTCTTACATCTGGCTTCTTTCGGTAAAACCTGCTGCCATCGTAAGTACGCATACTTATATCAACCCAATCGTAACCGTTATTGCAGGATTCATCATTGCCAATCAAACCATTAACGGAAATCAACTGTATGGATTAGCCATCATATTAATTGGAGTTTTGTTAACCAATGTGACCAAATATTTCAGACTTTCAAAACGGTCAAAAGCCAAGATCAGAAGAGTTGCAAGACATTTCGGAAGAATCAGCAGACCTTATCAACCCATGTAA
- a CDS encoding methionine ABC transporter ATP-binding protein, producing the protein MIEIKNISKTFHQKKQSFKALDDVNLSIEKGDIVGIIGFSGAGKSTLIRTVNLLERPDNGQIIINGTDFTKLKSKQLAKERKKIGMIFQHFNLLSSRTVFENIALPLELDNLSKEKIRDKVSELLKIVGLEDKAHDYPKSLSGGQKQRVAIARALANDPYLLLCDEATSALDPATTQSILQLLRDINHRLGITILLITHEMEVIKAICNHVAVIDKGQLVTKGTLSEIISNKENPIIKQFLNSGVMTIPQELNKKLQKEPQAGLFPLVEIELNEKISVEELLSIIYDQYKIPYKLLKADVEYLGDSNFGKLLLHLKGESEENQKAIYYFNQNNIQNTLKGYA; encoded by the coding sequence ATGATAGAAATCAAAAACATATCAAAGACTTTTCATCAGAAAAAGCAGTCTTTTAAAGCTTTAGATGATGTCAATCTCAGCATTGAAAAAGGCGATATCGTAGGCATCATCGGATTTTCGGGAGCCGGAAAAAGTACACTGATAAGAACCGTCAATCTTCTGGAAAGACCGGATAACGGACAAATCATCATCAACGGAACCGATTTCACAAAATTAAAATCAAAACAACTGGCGAAAGAGCGTAAAAAAATCGGGATGATTTTTCAGCATTTCAATCTTCTTTCTTCAAGAACCGTTTTTGAAAACATTGCGCTTCCTCTGGAATTGGACAATTTAAGTAAAGAAAAAATTCGAGACAAGGTCAGCGAACTTTTAAAAATCGTCGGCTTGGAAGATAAAGCCCATGATTATCCTAAAAGTTTATCGGGCGGACAAAAACAAAGGGTTGCTATTGCAAGAGCTTTAGCCAACGACCCCTATCTCCTACTCTGTGACGAAGCGACAAGTGCGCTGGATCCGGCAACCACGCAATCTATTTTGCAGTTGTTGAGAGACATCAACCACCGTTTGGGAATCACGATTTTACTGATCACCCACGAAATGGAAGTCATCAAAGCGATCTGCAACCATGTTGCCGTCATCGACAAAGGACAATTAGTAACAAAAGGGACTTTGAGCGAAATTATTTCTAACAAAGAAAATCCTATCATTAAACAATTTTTAAACTCAGGTGTTATGACTATACCGCAAGAACTCAACAAAAAACTACAGAAAGAGCCGCAAGCCGGACTTTTTCCGCTGGTTGAAATCGAATTAAACGAAAAAATAAGCGTTGAAGAACTGCTTTCAATCATTTACGATCAATATAAAATTCCATACAAACTTCTGAAAGCTGATGTAGAATATCTGGGAGACTCCAACTTTGGAAAACTTCTTCTGCACCTGAAAGGTGAAAGTGAAGAAAACCAGAAAGCTATCTATTATTTTAATCAGAATAACATTCAAAATACTTTAAAAGGATATGCTTAG
- a CDS encoding MerR family transcriptional regulator translates to MKTNLPDKLYYSIGEVAKAFDVNASLIRYWEQEFPIIKPKKNKKGNRYFTPEDIKNLKIIYHLVKEKGYTLDGARIALTTNSKISETVTLIDRLEFVKAELLKLKDSLVEKDSE, encoded by the coding sequence ATGAAGACAAATTTACCCGACAAACTGTATTATTCGATAGGAGAAGTTGCTAAGGCATTCGACGTAAACGCTTCATTGATAAGATATTGGGAACAGGAATTCCCTATTATCAAACCAAAAAAAAACAAGAAAGGAAACCGATATTTCACTCCGGAAGACATCAAAAACCTGAAAATCATCTATCACTTGGTGAAAGAAAAAGGTTACACTCTTGACGGAGCAAGAATTGCACTTACCACCAACTCAAAAATCTCTGAAACGGTTACTTTAATCGACCGACTGGAATTTGTAAAGGCTGAATTGCTGAAACTGAAAGATTCATTGGTAGAAAAAGATTCTGAATAA
- a CDS encoding metallophosphoesterase — protein sequence MKIQIISDLHQEFGSTDLSFDNADVVVLAGDINLGTKGIEWIKTKIFDKPVIYVLGNHEYYKGSYPKTLNKIKEAAKNSNVFVLEDSFVNIEDVRFHGATLWTDFSLFGSPMAYGSLCQTQMNDYKLIRRDPSYSKMRSIDTFKIHQFSRHWLKESLENSKEMKNIVVTHHAPSLQSVPEHFKNDPVTSAYASNLENFIEEYQPLYWVHGHIHTPTRYKIGNTEIICNPHGYVTEKYNGYEKELIIEI from the coding sequence ATGAAAATTCAAATCATCAGCGACTTGCATCAGGAATTTGGTTCAACTGATTTATCTTTTGATAACGCAGATGTTGTTGTGTTGGCAGGAGACATCAATTTGGGAACGAAAGGAATTGAATGGATTAAAACTAAAATTTTTGACAAGCCCGTCATTTACGTTCTTGGAAATCATGAATATTACAAAGGTTCTTATCCGAAAACTTTAAACAAAATAAAAGAAGCTGCAAAAAATTCCAATGTATTTGTTCTGGAAGATTCTTTTGTAAATATTGAAGATGTAAGATTTCACGGAGCAACTTTGTGGACAGATTTTTCGTTATTTGGAAGTCCGATGGCTTATGGAAGTCTTTGCCAAACTCAGATGAATGATTATAAATTAATCAGACGCGATCCTTCTTATTCTAAAATGCGCAGTATTGATACTTTCAAAATTCATCAATTTTCAAGGCATTGGCTCAAGGAAAGTCTGGAAAATTCAAAAGAAATGAAAAATATTGTCGTTACGCATCATGCACCAAGTTTACAATCTGTTCCTGAACATTTTAAAAATGATCCGGTCACTTCAGCGTATGCTTCCAATCTTGAAAACTTTATTGAAGAATATCAGCCGTTGTATTGGGTTCACGGGCACATTCATACGCCTACAAGATATAAAATTGGCAACACAGAAATTATCTGCAATCCTCACGGCTATGTTACTGAAAAATATAATGGCTATGAGAAAGAGTTGATTATTGAAATTTAA
- a CDS encoding EamA family transporter codes for MSTFNLKNKWLIPVAFANIYIIWGITFLAISFGLTGFPPFILSGLRFFAAGILLIGYLLAKGEKANSLKNWWKNAVTGILILTGGTGLVAWGEQYVTASEAAITIATGPFWFIAIDKKIGAIIFQINLSLSDYY; via the coding sequence ATGAGTACTTTTAATTTAAAAAACAAATGGCTGATTCCCGTAGCATTTGCCAATATCTATATCATCTGGGGAATCACTTTCCTTGCCATATCATTCGGATTGACGGGATTTCCGCCTTTTATTCTTTCAGGGTTAAGATTTTTCGCTGCAGGAATATTACTGATCGGCTATTTATTAGCAAAAGGTGAAAAAGCTAATTCATTAAAAAACTGGTGGAAAAATGCAGTCACCGGAATTCTGATTCTGACAGGGGGAACCGGTCTTGTCGCCTGGGGGGAACAATATGTCACGGCTTCCGAAGCTGCCATTACGATTGCGACAGGTCCTTTCTGGTTTATAGCGATTGATAAAAAAATTGGAGCTATTATTTTTCAGATAAATTTATCCCTATCGGATTATTATTAG
- a CDS encoding DUF2652 domain-containing protein has protein sequence MKNTNIQNGIILIPDFSGFTEFVFNTKLYTGEYIVRQLLSILIDVNNQYFDISEIEGDAILFYKYDQKPSYQKVSKMLRNMRNAFNMKILELSEMLNTNIELSLKFIVHYGRFSQYNIGSFKKLYGKPVVEAHQMLKNDLAEQPSYALYSHSFLENSQNDEADSNKEAMHVSEVGAIQYFGSID, from the coding sequence ATGAAGAATACAAACATTCAAAACGGAATTATTCTGATTCCCGATTTCAGTGGATTCACTGAATTTGTGTTCAATACAAAACTTTATACCGGAGAATATATTGTAAGACAACTACTTTCTATTTTGATTGATGTAAACAATCAATATTTTGATATTTCTGAAATTGAGGGCGATGCGATTTTGTTCTATAAATACGATCAAAAACCTTCCTACCAAAAAGTTTCAAAGATGCTTCGAAATATGAGAAATGCTTTCAACATGAAAATTCTGGAACTGAGCGAAATGTTGAATACCAACATCGAATTATCATTAAAATTTATCGTTCATTACGGCAGGTTTTCGCAATACAACATCGGAAGTTTCAAAAAACTATACGGTAAGCCCGTTGTAGAAGCTCATCAAATGCTGAAAAATGATTTGGCTGAGCAACCTTCTTATGCTTTGTACAGTCATTCTTTTTTGGAGAATTCGCAGAACGACGAAGCTGATTCAAATAAAGAAGCAATGCATGTGTCGGAAGTTGGAGCGATTCAATATTTTGGAAGTATAGATTAG
- a CDS encoding SMP-30/gluconolactonase/LRE family protein, whose protein sequence is MKNILNAGLVGLVLAFLSCKSQNYNAMLENTEPKLISNKFTFTEGPATDKIGNVYFTDQPNDKIYVWDWKTDKVSLFLDKTGRANGTYFDDNDNLITCSDNEGEIWKIGKDKSVEVLSKGFEGKRLNGPNDLWLDGNGGIYFTDPLYKRDYWENFKVEIPEKNLYYRNKDGKISKLETFVQPNGIIGSTKLKKLYVSDIDAGKTYVYDILGEGKLSEKKLFCEMGSDGMTLDKEGNLYLTGDGVTVFNSKGQKVHHIKIPEDWTGNVTFGGENNNILFITASKSVYTLPTKTSGLK, encoded by the coding sequence ATGAAAAATATATTGAATGCAGGTCTTGTTGGTTTGGTTTTGGCATTTCTCAGTTGCAAATCACAAAATTATAATGCTATGTTGGAGAACACCGAACCAAAATTAATTTCAAATAAATTTACATTTACAGAAGGTCCTGCAACCGACAAAATCGGAAATGTTTACTTCACAGACCAACCCAATGATAAAATTTATGTCTGGGATTGGAAAACCGATAAAGTATCCTTGTTTTTAGATAAAACAGGTCGTGCCAACGGAACGTATTTCGATGATAATGACAATCTGATTACTTGTTCAGACAATGAAGGTGAAATCTGGAAAATAGGTAAAGACAAATCAGTTGAGGTTTTATCTAAAGGTTTTGAGGGTAAAAGGCTCAATGGTCCTAATGATCTTTGGCTCGATGGAAATGGCGGAATTTATTTCACCGATCCTTTGTACAAAAGAGATTACTGGGAAAATTTCAAAGTAGAGATTCCTGAAAAAAATCTTTACTACAGAAATAAAGATGGCAAGATATCAAAGTTGGAAACTTTTGTACAGCCCAATGGAATTATTGGAAGCACTAAATTGAAGAAACTATATGTTTCAGACATTGATGCCGGAAAGACGTATGTCTACGATATTTTAGGTGAAGGAAAATTGTCTGAAAAGAAATTATTTTGCGAAATGGGCTCAGACGGAATGACGCTTGATAAAGAAGGAAACTTATATTTAACAGGCGACGGCGTGACAGTTTTCAACAGCAAAGGACAAAAAGTTCATCACATCAAAATTCCTGAAGACTGGACGGGGAATGTGACTTTTGGAGGTGAAAATAATAATATTCTGTTTATTACCGCTTCAAAATCAGTCTATACTTTACCAACAAAAACGAGTGGATTGAAATAA
- the metI gene encoding methionine ABC transporter permease MetI has protein sequence MLSDTVLSLLSKGVWETVYMTFVSGFFGFVLGLPIGILLFITRKGQLLENTIYNRILSVLVNIFRSIPFIILIVWMIPFTRSLVGTSIGMNAALVPLSIGAAPFIARLVENSLLEIPNGLIETARALGATPFQIIKKVLLPEALPSLINNATITLITLVGYSAMGGAVGAGGLGQIGYQYGYIGYDALIMNLVLGLLVALVFIIQFSGDRLAKRFDHR, from the coding sequence ATGCTTAGTGACACTGTACTTTCACTTCTTTCAAAAGGAGTCTGGGAAACCGTTTATATGACTTTTGTATCAGGATTTTTCGGTTTCGTGCTTGGTCTTCCCATCGGAATTCTTCTTTTTATTACAAGAAAAGGACAGCTTTTAGAGAATACTATTTACAATAGAATTCTGTCGGTTTTGGTTAATATTTTCAGATCGATTCCTTTTATTATTCTGATTGTCTGGATGATTCCCTTTACAAGATCTTTGGTAGGAACTTCCATAGGAATGAATGCAGCATTGGTTCCTCTAAGCATTGGCGCAGCACCATTTATCGCAAGATTAGTTGAAAACAGTCTTTTGGAAATTCCAAACGGTTTAATTGAAACTGCGAGAGCTTTGGGAGCAACACCGTTTCAGATTATTAAAAAAGTTTTACTGCCTGAAGCTTTGCCTTCACTCATTAATAATGCGACGATCACTCTCATCACATTGGTCGGATATTCCGCAATGGGTGGAGCTGTGGGAGCCGGTGGATTGGGACAAATCGGGTATCAGTACGGATATATTGGTTATGATGCATTGATTATGAATCTTGTGCTTGGTCTTTTGGTCGCTTTGGTGTTTATCATTCAGTTTTCGGGCGACCGCTTGGCGAAGAGGTTTGATCATCGATGA
- the ccoG gene encoding cytochrome c oxidase accessory protein CcoG has product MSIQQGNIKIPGSDGEAFRDSVGTMDDTGKRKWVFPRKPKGKFTNYRDYTSYVLLALFFGIPFLKINNNPFLLINLIDRKFFIIGMPFYLQDFFILALGAVISVIFVMIFTVVFGRIFCGWLCPQTIFMEMVFRKIEYLIEGDRNKQMKLDRQSWDSEKIQKRVLKWSVFFMISLVISHFMFMYIIGYENMFRIIAEGPLEHPLHFTSMLSFSLVFYFVFAWLREQVCTLVCPYGRLQGVLIDKQTINVYYDTKRGENRAKWRNGEDRKTSSKGDCIDCGQCVVVCPTGIDIRNGQQLECINCTACIDACDEVMTKVGLPTGLVRYATEAEIESGKKTGITSRMIVTTVFLGLLIGLLGFLIYDRGSMEAKFIKPAGSTFFVRDGKIINNFTYTFLNKTNEKKVVSIKVLYPDNAEVISSGSSKIILKGDEILKGSISISFPEKDVKFSKQNITIAVVDDKGEILDTFETTFEGPFKLLL; this is encoded by the coding sequence ATGAGTATTCAGCAGGGCAATATAAAAATTCCGGGAAGTGATGGTGAGGCTTTCAGAGATTCTGTAGGAACAATGGACGATACGGGAAAACGAAAATGGGTTTTCCCAAGAAAGCCAAAAGGGAAATTTACCAATTACAGAGATTACACAAGTTATGTTTTATTGGCATTATTTTTTGGAATTCCGTTTTTAAAGATTAACAACAATCCGTTTCTTCTTATCAATCTTATTGACAGAAAATTCTTCATTATTGGTATGCCTTTTTACCTTCAGGACTTCTTTATTTTAGCTTTAGGAGCTGTAATTTCAGTGATTTTCGTAATGATTTTCACGGTAGTTTTCGGAAGAATATTTTGTGGATGGCTGTGTCCTCAAACTATTTTCATGGAAATGGTTTTCCGTAAAATTGAATACTTGATTGAAGGCGACCGAAACAAACAAATGAAGCTCGACAGACAAAGTTGGGATTCTGAAAAGATCCAAAAAAGAGTTTTAAAATGGTCTGTTTTCTTTATGATTTCACTGGTCATTTCACATTTCATGTTTATGTATATCATCGGATATGAAAATATGTTCAGAATTATTGCAGAAGGCCCCTTAGAACATCCTTTACATTTCACATCAATGTTGTCGTTCTCATTGGTTTTCTATTTCGTTTTTGCATGGCTTCGTGAGCAGGTCTGCACATTGGTTTGTCCGTACGGACGACTTCAGGGTGTATTGATCGATAAACAAACCATCAATGTCTATTACGATACTAAAAGAGGAGAAAACCGGGCAAAATGGAGAAACGGAGAAGACAGAAAGACCTCTTCAAAAGGCGACTGTATCGACTGCGGACAATGTGTAGTGGTTTGCCCTACAGGAATTGACATTAGAAATGGTCAGCAATTAGAATGCATCAATTGTACAGCCTGCATCGACGCTTGTGATGAAGTAATGACAAAAGTAGGTTTGCCAACCGGATTGGTTCGTTATGCCACAGAAGCAGAAATTGAAAGCGGAAAAAAAACTGGGATAACTTCCAGGATGATTGTGACAACAGTTTTTCTGGGATTACTTATCGGTCTTCTAGGATTTTTGATTTACGACCGAGGTTCTATGGAAGCTAAATTTATCAAACCTGCAGGATCAACATTTTTTGTGCGGGACGGAAAAATCATCAACAATTTCACGTATACATTTCTGAATAAAACCAATGAGAAGAAAGTAGTTTCAATAAAAGTACTTTATCCCGATAATGCCGAAGTTATTTCTTCAGGTTCAAGCAAAATTATATTGAAAGGCGATGAAATTCTGAAAGGTTCTATTAGTATTTCTTTCCCTGAAAAAGACGTCAAATTTTCTAAACAAAACATTACCATCGCTGTAGTAGACGATAAAGGAGAGATTTTAGATACTTTCGAAACGACATTTGAAGGACCGTTTAAACTTTTATTATAA
- a CDS encoding AraC family transcriptional regulator, with protein sequence MNSISVLHINLFQSEKNAPDFYFNTLKNHLVSSHKHIEKPHRHDFYVTVIFTKGQGIHEIDFQKYDVSEGSLFFLSPGQVHSWELSADTDGYIFFFSQPYYEMHYVNQKLKNFPFFNSPSFPRKLQIQSEELEGMIHLFKAIENEHLSKNVMKHSFILSLITQIYIHSVRDFSKNDHEISAAGISYFKHYQDFESLLEEFFVSQKSISYYASMMNISPKHLNRITQTVMQKTASEIITERVILEAKRMLIYLDESLVEIAFRLGYEEYSYFARVFRKNAGITPSQFVKNHKN encoded by the coding sequence ATGAATTCTATCTCGGTATTGCATATCAATCTTTTTCAGTCAGAGAAAAACGCTCCGGATTTTTATTTTAATACTTTAAAAAATCACCTGGTTTCGAGTCACAAGCATATTGAGAAGCCGCATCGTCATGATTTCTATGTCACAGTTATTTTTACCAAAGGACAGGGAATTCACGAAATAGATTTCCAAAAATATGATGTTTCTGAAGGGAGTTTATTTTTTCTTTCTCCGGGGCAAGTTCACAGCTGGGAACTTTCTGCGGATACTGACGGTTATATTTTCTTTTTTTCTCAGCCTTATTACGAGATGCATTATGTGAATCAAAAACTGAAAAACTTTCCATTTTTCAATTCTCCAAGCTTTCCGAGAAAACTTCAGATTCAATCAGAAGAATTGGAGGGCATGATTCATCTTTTTAAAGCAATTGAAAACGAGCATTTGTCTAAAAATGTGATGAAACATAGCTTCATTCTTTCGTTGATTACCCAAATTTATATTCATTCGGTGAGAGATTTTTCTAAAAATGATCATGAAATTTCTGCTGCCGGTATATCTTATTTTAAACATTACCAGGATTTTGAAAGTTTATTGGAAGAGTTTTTCGTTTCACAAAAATCTATTTCTTATTATGCTTCCATGATGAATATTTCTCCGAAACATCTCAACAGAATTACGCAGACCGTCATGCAAAAAACTGCTTCAGAGATTATTACTGAAAGAGTAATTTTAGAAGCCAAAAGAATGCTCATTTATCTTGATGAAAGTTTGGTGGAAATCGCTTTCAGATTAGGTTACGAAGAGTATTCTTATTTCGCAAGAGTGTTTCGCAAAAATGCAGGAATTACCCCTTCCCAATTCGTTAAAAATCATAAAAATTAA